The Kosakonia sp. SMBL-WEM22 sequence AGCGCACTTCACGCTATTTTCACTTAAGCAAAATGGTGAGGATTGTTAAAAAGTGTTTGCAGTCGATGGCGTAAACGGACGCTTTATGGTGGAGTGGAGCCTCTCTGTCATGCATGAAAGGAAGGGGTATGAAATCAGGTCGCTATATTGGGGTGATGTCGGGCACCAGTCTGGACGGGGTGGATGTGGTGCTGGCCGCCATCGACGACACCATGGTCGCGCAGCAGGCAAGCCTGACCTTTCCCATTCCGCTGCCGCTAAAAGAGGGGATCCTCAACATCTGTCAGGGGCAGCAACTGACCCTTTCACAACTCGGTCGCCTGGATACACAGCTCGGTCAACTCTTTGCCGATGCAGTGTTAGCCCTGATGGATAGAGAGCAGCTTATTGCACAAGATATTGTGGCGATTGGGTGTCATGGCCAGACCGTCTGGCACGAGCCAACGGGCATTGCGCCGCATACGTTGCAAATTGGCGATAACAACCAGATCGCCGCACGCACCGGCGTGACGGTAGTTGGCGATTTTCGTCGCCGCGATATGGCGCTCGGCGGCCAGGGCGCGCCGCTGGTGCCCGCCTTTCATCACGCGCTGCTCGCGCACCCGGTTGAGCGGCGCATGGTACTCAACATCGGCGGTATCGCCAACCTCTCTCTTTTGATCCCTGGTCAGCCAGTCAGAGGTTTCGACACCGGGCCGGGCAATATGCTGCTTGATGCGTGGATCTGGCGTCATCAGGGCAAACCTTATGATGATAACGCGCAGTGGGCGAGCGAGGGCAAAGTGATCCTGCCGCTGCTGCAAAGCATGTTGAGCGACCCCTATTTTGCCGAGCCGGCACCGAAAAGTACCGGGCGGGAGTATTTCAATGCAGGCTGGCTGGAGCGCCATCTTGTTCACTATCCGGGGCTTGCCGCCTGTGACGTACAGGCGACGCTGGTGGAGCTGACAGCAATCACCATCTCTGAACAGGTGCTGCTAAGCGGCGGCTGCGAGCGCCTGTTGGTGTGCGGTGGCGGCAGCCGCAATCCACTCTTGATGGCGCGCCTGGCAAGCCAGCTTCCCGGTATTGAAGTGGCCCCGACGGATGATGCCGGGATCAGCGGCGACGATATGGAAGCGCTGGCTTTTGCGTGGCTTGCCTGGCGTACGCTTGCCGGGTTGCCGGGCAACCTCCCTTCGGTAACCGGGGCAGCTGCGCCAACGGTGCTGGGGGCTATCTTCCCGGCTAATCCTCGGCAGAATCAGAGTTAACCGCATTTTACTTCAGGGGTACGCCGCTAGACTGACCGGGTTTAAGGAGGGCGCTTCGCTCTCCGTGACCAGGAGCGTCCCGGAGTATCCTATGAAAAAAATCCTTATCATCTGCCTGCCCGCGCTGCTCGCCGGATGCAGTTATTACAATCAGCTCGTCGATCGCATGCACACCGATACCCTTGCCTATCAGTGCGATGAGAAGCCGCTGACCGTCAAGATTAACCAGACGCGTCAGCAGGCCAGTTTCGTGCTTGATAACCAGCAACTCACCCTGCAACAGGGCCTTTCCGCCTCGGGCGCACGTTACACCGACGGCGTGTACGTTTTCTGGTCAAAAGGCGATAACGCCACCGTTTATAAACGCGACCGTATCGTGTTAAACAACTGTCAGTTAATTCCGCAGCGTTGAGATTTTCACCGGGGGGCGCATAATAGCTCTCCCTGAAGACAACTTACGCTAACGCCATGACTGATAACGATCAATTGCAGCACATTGCGCACCTGCGCCGTGAGTACACCAAAGGCGGTCTGCGCCGCGCCGATTTGCCTGCCGATCCCTTAACGCTCTTTGAACGCTGGCTGGGTCAGGCATGCGAAGCGCAGCTCGCGGACCCGACCGCGATGGTGGTCGCCACCGTTGACGAGCAGGGGCAACCTTACCAGCGCATCGTGCTGCTTAAGCACTACGACGAAAAAGGGCTGGTGTTTTATACCAACCTTGGCAGCCGTAAAGCGCAGCATCTGGAAAACAACCCGGCCATCAGTCTGCTCTTCCCGTGGCATATGCTGGAGCGCCAGGTGATGGTGACCGGCAAAGCGGAGCGTCTCTCCACCCTTGAGGTGGTCAAATATTTCCACAGCCGCCCGCGCGACAGCCAGATCGGCGCATGGGTCTCAAAGCAATCGAGCCGCATCTCCGCGCGCGGTATCCTCGAGAGCAAATTCCTTGAGCTAAAACAGAAATTCCAGCAAGGTGAGGTGCCACTGCCCAGTTTCTGGGGCGGCTATCGCATCCCGATTGAGCAGATGGAGTTCTGGCAGGGCGGCGCAAATCGTCTGCACGATCGTTTTTTGTACCAACGTGAAAACAACGCGTGGAAAATCGACCGTCTGGCACCGTAAAACGCCGAAAATGTTGTGATAAGCGCTGGTGCAACGTAGCCCGGCGCTTTATGCTATCTGCCCCCCTGAAGTATCCTTTCGCATCTGGCGAAAAGTCGTGTACCGGCATAGGTGCAGTCCGTTTTATACATGGAGAATTTGATGGCTAGCAGTAACTTGATTAAACAATTGCAAGAGCGGGGCCTGGTGGCCCAGGTGACGGATGAGGAAGCGTTAGCAGAGCGACTGGCGCAGGGGCCAATCGCGCTCTATTGCGGCTTCGATCCCACCGCTGACAGCTTGCACTTGGGGCATCTGGTTCCTTTGTTATGCCTGAAACGCTTCCAGCAGGCGGGTCACAAACCGGTCGCGCTGGTAGGCGGCGCAACGGGGCTTATTGGCGATCCAAGCTTTAAAGCCACCGAGCGTAAACTCAATACCGCAGATACCGTGCAGGAGTGGGTCGACAAGATCCGCAACCAGGTCGCACCGTTTCTCGATTTTGACTGCGGCGAGAACGCGGCTGTCGCGGCGAACAACTACGACTGGTTTGGCAGCATGAACGTGCTGACCTTTCTGCGCGACATCGGTAAGCACTTCTCTGTTAACCAGATGATTAACAAAGAAGCGGTCAAA is a genomic window containing:
- the pdxH gene encoding pyridoxamine 5'-phosphate oxidase, with translation MTDNDQLQHIAHLRREYTKGGLRRADLPADPLTLFERWLGQACEAQLADPTAMVVATVDEQGQPYQRIVLLKHYDEKGLVFYTNLGSRKAQHLENNPAISLLFPWHMLERQVMVTGKAERLSTLEVVKYFHSRPRDSQIGAWVSKQSSRISARGILESKFLELKQKFQQGEVPLPSFWGGYRIPIEQMEFWQGGANRLHDRFLYQRENNAWKIDRLAP
- the mliC gene encoding C-type lysozyme inhibitor gives rise to the protein MKKILIICLPALLAGCSYYNQLVDRMHTDTLAYQCDEKPLTVKINQTRQQASFVLDNQQLTLQQGLSASGARYTDGVYVFWSKGDNATVYKRDRIVLNNCQLIPQR
- the anmK gene encoding anhydro-N-acetylmuramic acid kinase, whose amino-acid sequence is MKSGRYIGVMSGTSLDGVDVVLAAIDDTMVAQQASLTFPIPLPLKEGILNICQGQQLTLSQLGRLDTQLGQLFADAVLALMDREQLIAQDIVAIGCHGQTVWHEPTGIAPHTLQIGDNNQIAARTGVTVVGDFRRRDMALGGQGAPLVPAFHHALLAHPVERRMVLNIGGIANLSLLIPGQPVRGFDTGPGNMLLDAWIWRHQGKPYDDNAQWASEGKVILPLLQSMLSDPYFAEPAPKSTGREYFNAGWLERHLVHYPGLAACDVQATLVELTAITISEQVLLSGGCERLLVCGGGSRNPLLMARLASQLPGIEVAPTDDAGISGDDMEALAFAWLAWRTLAGLPGNLPSVTGAAAPTVLGAIFPANPRQNQS